A window of the Iodobacter fluviatilis genome harbors these coding sequences:
- a CDS encoding BMC domain-containing protein, which translates to MINSLGLLEVRGFVTALEAADAMLKSASVRLIRQYETSPGWISLVVEGDIASCRAAVDAGVAAAARLGEVVSRQEIGRPDPDVERMVLKILAPQPKKTRVSRPARVETPAEVVDIKPPAALAEADQPVVLASAHDEKNEAAGCNEEAILAAVAAAENGLTLAELLAALPEAGVTRRALENLCKAKRLAKLMGRYCKLT; encoded by the coding sequence ATGATTAATTCTTTGGGTTTACTTGAAGTACGTGGATTTGTAACCGCTCTTGAGGCGGCAGATGCCATGCTGAAGTCGGCGAGTGTACGTTTAATTCGTCAATATGAGACAAGCCCGGGCTGGATTTCACTCGTGGTAGAGGGTGATATTGCTTCCTGCCGAGCTGCTGTAGATGCGGGCGTTGCTGCTGCGGCAAGGTTGGGTGAAGTGGTGAGCCGGCAAGAGATTGGTCGGCCAGACCCCGATGTTGAGCGTATGGTTTTAAAAATATTAGCTCCTCAGCCTAAAAAAACACGCGTTTCCCGCCCCGCACGCGTTGAGACTCCGGCGGAAGTGGTGGACATTAAGCCGCCGGCAGCCTTAGCTGAAGCGGATCAGCCCGTGGTGCTGGCTTCTGCTCACGATGAGAAAAATGAGGCGGCAGGCTGTAATGAGGAGGCTATTTTGGCTGCAGTAGCTGCGGCTGAGAATGGCCTGACACTTGCAGAGCTGCTTGCCGCGTTACCTGAAGCGGGTGTAACACGACGTGCGCTTGAAAATTTGTGTAAGGCAAAACGCTTGGCGAAACTAATGGGCCGCTATTGCAAGCTTACTTAA
- a CDS encoding helix-turn-helix domain-containing protein yields the protein MTGTLPGLGWSVTEPAGMHHLVSLAQGPQRDSLGRDGQLYIEESSDVCQQARSITAWQQLYDQLKPGQFQGSLAETWLDGIQCFEEHTSHALRQSCMVWPGSVWVGIPASSEHFARIGTTTIEADTVAIRGGGLEFELGTPDNFQIMGLVLARSELESYTSILQGESLHLDNTMVLHVGAERMRKFTHFMRAMLQVAGNGSGQLLEQVCRKQLRHELLEGFIDLIDDARPNRQNIRRVESAWQAVAKTREFVLDRSGEPTSIVELCEYLGMSRRTLQNIFHQTLDICPLAYLKAIRLNAVRRELLAPYSQYDSVQQAAAALGFWHMSQFSQDFKKLFGELPSASLARRSIVSAISNRSL from the coding sequence ATGACCGGGACTTTGCCAGGCTTGGGATGGTCTGTTACAGAACCAGCGGGAATGCATCATTTAGTGAGTTTAGCTCAAGGCCCTCAGCGTGATTCGCTGGGGCGGGATGGCCAGTTATATATAGAGGAAAGCAGCGATGTGTGCCAGCAGGCGCGCAGTATTACTGCATGGCAACAGCTTTATGATCAACTCAAACCTGGGCAGTTTCAGGGGTCTTTGGCTGAAACTTGGCTGGATGGAATTCAGTGCTTTGAAGAGCACACCAGCCATGCTTTACGTCAATCATGCATGGTATGGCCTGGCTCTGTATGGGTGGGTATTCCTGCTTCGAGTGAGCATTTTGCACGTATTGGCACGACAACTATTGAAGCAGATACGGTTGCAATACGTGGGGGAGGACTGGAGTTTGAGCTGGGCACGCCAGATAATTTCCAGATTATGGGTTTGGTGTTGGCCCGCAGTGAGCTGGAAAGTTATACATCAATTTTGCAAGGAGAATCTTTGCATTTGGATAACACAATGGTGCTGCATGTGGGGGCAGAGCGAATGCGTAAATTTACGCATTTCATGCGGGCCATGCTGCAGGTCGCGGGAAATGGATCGGGGCAATTGCTTGAGCAGGTCTGCCGTAAACAATTAAGGCATGAATTACTGGAAGGTTTTATAGACTTGATTGATGATGCTAGGCCCAATCGGCAAAACATACGCCGGGTAGAGAGTGCCTGGCAGGCTGTCGCCAAAACGCGTGAGTTTGTACTGGATCGTTCCGGAGAGCCGACAAGCATTGTTGAACTTTGCGAGTATTTGGGTATGAGCCGCCGCACCTTGCAAAATATATTTCATCAAACTTTAGATATTTGCCCGCTGGCTTATTTGAAAGCGATTCGCTTAAATGCGGTCAGACGCGAATTGCTTGCCCCTTACTCGCAATATGATTCGGTGCAGCAAGCTGCTGCAGCACTAGGGTTTTGGCATATGAGCCAGTTTTCGCAGGATTTTAAAAAACTATTTGGCGAGCTGCCATCTGCATCTCTTGCACGGCGCTCAATCGTCAGTGCGATTTCAAACCGCTCACTTTAG
- a CDS encoding TonB-dependent receptor domain-containing protein — MLFRIAPLSLLIASICAQAEVVQLPAVVTTAARLPQAAKEVIGDVTVIDQKTIEAAGTVSLPELLARQPGVQITSNGGAGKSGGIFIRGSSSQQAVYLIDGIRFGSATAGAAALQHIPLAQIERIEILRGPAASLYGSDAIGGVIQIFTRQGDKGFHPSVEVGFGTENTQTTSAHLSGGEDGTRYAIGLAHSKTDGISARSNPKAGTMSTDTDGYENTSLSINASHRINEAHEFGASLLQAKVENHYDSSVSSNYDDRDDGTNGSATFWMNNRFTKNWTSKLQAGVSIDDSTNYTRAGESRFKTKQTQISWLNEIKVGPGIMTVGAETLEQAISSTTKFDVDQRRINSLLAGYLAHFDDIALQVNLRNDNNSQFGDNTNGSIGASWQLADAWKVGGSFGTGYRAPTFNQLYYPNYGTPTLQPETSKNTEVFVRFEANNIQLSATAYHNEIDGMLETGKTTTTVIGNAKLKGITFTADWQGEMFQAGGSFDLLDAKDTSGGGSTDGKQLTRRAKQFGSAYVGVAQGQWSARGEVQAQAHREEDIYGGPRARLAGYALANLSVNWQFAKDWQASARVNNVFDTEYELAKDYATLGRNAMLNLRWQH; from the coding sequence ATGTTATTCCGTATCGCCCCATTAAGCCTTTTAATCGCCAGCATCTGTGCACAAGCTGAAGTTGTTCAGCTTCCCGCCGTGGTTACTACCGCAGCCCGCTTGCCGCAAGCCGCCAAAGAAGTGATCGGTGATGTAACCGTCATTGATCAAAAAACAATTGAAGCGGCTGGCACCGTAAGCCTGCCAGAGCTACTAGCACGCCAGCCGGGCGTACAGATCACCAGCAATGGTGGTGCAGGTAAAAGCGGTGGCATTTTTATTCGCGGCTCCAGCAGCCAACAAGCGGTTTATCTAATTGATGGCATACGATTTGGTTCCGCAACGGCAGGAGCGGCTGCCTTACAGCATATTCCACTGGCACAAATTGAACGCATCGAAATTCTGCGTGGCCCAGCGGCCAGCCTCTATGGCTCGGATGCGATTGGTGGCGTAATTCAAATCTTTACACGCCAAGGTGATAAAGGATTTCATCCATCTGTAGAAGTTGGCTTTGGTACAGAAAACACCCAAACTACCAGCGCTCATCTTTCTGGCGGCGAAGATGGCACTCGCTATGCTATCGGTTTAGCACACAGTAAAACGGATGGAATTAGCGCACGATCCAATCCTAAAGCAGGCACAATGAGCACCGATACCGATGGTTATGAAAACACCAGCTTATCGATCAATGCCAGCCATCGCATCAATGAAGCCCACGAATTTGGCGCAAGCCTGTTACAAGCCAAAGTAGAAAATCATTACGACTCTTCCGTCTCAAGTAATTATGACGATCGTGATGATGGCACGAATGGTAGCGCTACATTCTGGATGAACAATCGCTTTACAAAAAACTGGACCAGCAAATTACAAGCGGGCGTCAGCATCGATGACAGCACAAACTACACGCGTGCAGGTGAGAGCCGCTTTAAAACAAAGCAGACTCAAATATCTTGGCTCAATGAAATTAAAGTTGGCCCTGGCATTATGACTGTAGGCGCAGAAACACTAGAGCAAGCCATTAGCAGCACCACCAAATTTGATGTCGACCAGCGCCGTATTAACAGCCTGCTTGCGGGTTACCTTGCTCATTTTGACGATATTGCATTGCAGGTGAACCTGCGCAATGACAACAACAGCCAGTTTGGAGACAACACCAATGGCAGCATCGGAGCATCTTGGCAGCTTGCGGATGCTTGGAAAGTAGGCGGCAGCTTTGGTACTGGCTACCGCGCACCCACGTTTAATCAGCTCTATTACCCAAACTATGGCACGCCAACATTGCAACCTGAGACTTCCAAAAATACGGAAGTTTTTGTTCGCTTTGAAGCGAACAATATCCAACTTAGCGCAACGGCTTACCACAACGAAATCGATGGCATGTTAGAAACAGGCAAAACCACCACAACAGTGATTGGTAATGCAAAGTTAAAAGGCATTACCTTCACCGCAGACTGGCAAGGCGAGATGTTTCAAGCGGGTGGTAGCTTTGATTTACTGGATGCCAAAGATACTTCCGGTGGTGGGTCAACGGATGGCAAGCAACTCACACGCCGTGCCAAACAATTTGGCTCAGCCTATGTGGGCGTAGCGCAAGGGCAATGGAGCGCTCGCGGCGAAGTACAAGCACAAGCGCATCGTGAAGAAGATATTTACGGTGGTCCACGCGCCCGTCTGGCAGGCTACGCCCTCGCTAATCTGAGTGTGAACTGGCAGTTTGCTAAAGACTGGCAAGCCAGCGCCCGCGTCAATAATGTATTCGATACCGAATACGAGCTGGCAAAAGATTACGCCACGCTGGGCCGTAATGCCATGCTGAATCTGCGCTGGCAGCATTAA
- a CDS encoding amino acid ABC transporter ATP-binding protein, translated as MISIQNVNKWYGSFQVLTDCSTEVKKGEVIVVCGPSGSGKSTLIKCVNGLEPFQKGTILIGDTSVGDPKTDLPKLRSKVGMVFQNFELFPHLSITDNLCLAQQRVLGRSTDEAMEKGLKLLDRVGLKAHANKYPGQLSGGQQQRVAIARALAMDPIAMLFDEPTSALDPEMVNEVLDVMVELAQEGMTMMCVTHEMGFARKVATRVIFMDQGHIVEDASKDEFFNQTRSERAQLFLSKILQH; from the coding sequence ATGATTTCAATACAGAATGTCAATAAATGGTATGGCAGCTTTCAAGTTTTGACCGACTGCAGCACCGAAGTAAAAAAAGGCGAAGTGATTGTGGTTTGCGGCCCATCAGGCTCAGGTAAATCCACACTCATCAAATGCGTAAATGGCCTAGAGCCTTTTCAGAAAGGCACCATCCTGATTGGCGACACTTCGGTGGGCGACCCAAAAACTGATTTACCAAAACTACGCTCTAAAGTCGGCATGGTTTTCCAGAATTTCGAGCTGTTTCCACACCTGTCTATCACAGATAATCTGTGCCTCGCCCAGCAGCGCGTGCTTGGCCGCAGCACGGATGAAGCGATGGAAAAAGGCCTGAAACTGCTGGATCGTGTTGGCCTGAAAGCCCATGCAAATAAATATCCGGGCCAGTTATCCGGCGGCCAGCAGCAGCGCGTCGCCATCGCCCGTGCGCTGGCGATGGATCCGATCGCCATGCTGTTTGACGAGCCCACCTCTGCGCTCGACCCAGAAATGGTCAATGAAGTGTTGGATGTGATGGTAGAGCTGGCTCAAGAAGGCATGACCATGATGTGCGTGACCCACGAAATGGGCTTTGCCCGCAAAGTGGCAACGCGCGTCATCTTTATGGACCAGGGCCATATCGTAGAAGACGCCAGCAAGGATGAGTTCTTTAACCAAACCCGCTCCGAGCGTGCCCAGCTGTTCTTATCCAAGATTTTGCAGCACTAA
- a CDS encoding amino acid ABC transporter permease, with protein sequence MDLSNIGPALPGLLEGMILTLELLFFAVIGGVALGTLLALARMSSNPVLSKLAGFYVNYFRSIPLLLVITWFYFMVPFIIGWITGRPTPIGAFTSCLIAFMMFEAAYYCEIVRAGIQAISKGQVNAAYALGMNYSQAMRLIILPQAFRKMMPLLLMQSIILFQDTSLVYAVGLMDFLNTARSKGDIVGQPHEFLLLAGAVYFLISFSASMLVKRLQKKLTV encoded by the coding sequence ATGGATTTATCAAATATTGGCCCGGCACTGCCAGGGCTTCTGGAAGGCATGATTCTTACGCTTGAGCTGCTCTTTTTTGCAGTCATTGGCGGTGTAGCATTAGGCACATTACTGGCACTGGCACGAATGTCCAGTAATCCGGTGTTATCCAAATTAGCCGGTTTTTATGTTAACTATTTCCGATCCATTCCATTACTCTTGGTCATCACCTGGTTTTACTTTATGGTGCCCTTTATTATTGGCTGGATTACAGGGCGGCCTACTCCAATTGGTGCATTCACTTCCTGCTTAATCGCTTTTATGATGTTTGAAGCGGCTTATTACTGTGAAATTGTGCGTGCCGGTATTCAGGCTATATCCAAAGGCCAGGTGAATGCCGCTTATGCCTTGGGCATGAATTACAGCCAAGCCATGCGCTTAATTATTTTGCCGCAAGCCTTTCGCAAAATGATGCCTCTGCTCTTAATGCAAAGCATTATTTTGTTTCAGGATACATCTTTAGTTTATGCCGTTGGACTGATGGATTTCCTGAATACAGCCCGCTCAAAAGGCGATATTGTTGGCCAGCCTCATGAGTTCCTGCTGCTGGCAGGTGCTGTATATTTCCTGATTAGCTTTAGTGCTTCCATGCTGGTGAAGCGTTTACAAAAAAAACTGACTGTGTAA
- a CDS encoding amino acid ABC transporter permease encodes MNYNWDWGVFFKSTGIGSEVYLDWFISGLGWTLALALSAWIIALILGTIMGVARTLPNRLVSGFASAYVELFRNIPLLVQLFIWYFLVPDFLPEPLEIWFKQDIKPSTSAFISVVVCLGLFTSARVCEQVRTGIQALPKGQINAGYALGLNIAQTYRHVLLPQAFRIIIPPLTSEFLNVFKNSSVASLIGLMELLAQTKQTAEFTANLFEAFTLATIIYFTLNMSLMMIMRWVEKKTSVPGLMSLGGK; translated from the coding sequence ATGAATTACAACTGGGATTGGGGCGTTTTTTTTAAGTCCACCGGTATTGGCAGTGAAGTTTATTTAGACTGGTTTATTTCCGGACTGGGCTGGACACTCGCATTGGCTTTATCTGCCTGGATTATTGCGCTAATTTTAGGCACCATCATGGGTGTGGCGCGCACCTTGCCAAATCGTTTGGTTTCCGGTTTTGCCAGTGCTTATGTAGAATTATTTCGTAATATTCCACTCTTAGTACAATTGTTTATCTGGTATTTCCTAGTACCCGATTTTTTACCCGAGCCACTAGAAATCTGGTTTAAACAAGATATTAAACCTTCAACCTCTGCATTTATCAGTGTAGTGGTTTGCTTAGGCTTATTTACCTCGGCCCGTGTTTGCGAACAGGTACGCACCGGCATTCAGGCATTACCCAAAGGGCAAATCAATGCAGGCTATGCTTTAGGCCTTAATATCGCCCAAACTTACCGCCATGTATTACTGCCACAAGCTTTCCGCATTATTATTCCACCGCTCACCTCTGAGTTTTTAAATGTATTTAAAAATTCATCGGTTGCATCCTTAATTGGCTTAATGGAGCTATTGGCGCAAACCAAACAAACAGCAGAATTTACCGCTAATTTGTTTGAAGCATTTACCCTTGCCACCATTATTTATTTCACCCTCAATATGAGCCTGATGATGATCATGCGCTGGGTAGAAAAGAAAACCAGCGTGCCTGGCCTGATGTCGCTGGGAGGAAAATAA
- a CDS encoding glutamate/aspartate ABC transporter substrate-binding protein: MLLVLAVSSLFTATVQAEELSGTLKKIQETKTLVLGHRDSSIPFSYLDNGQRPIGYSVEVANHIAEAIKKKLNMPFIQVRYNLVTSQTRIPLVQNGTVDLECGSTTNNVERQKQVAFSNGIFEIGTRLLANKKSGIKDFADLAGKNVVTTAGTTSERLIKKMNEEKKMNMNIISAKDHGESFLMLESNRAAAFMMDDALLAGEIAKAKSPADWAIVGTPQSNEIYGCMLRKDDAQFKKLVDDSIVDLYKSGRIKAVYARWFTQPIPPKGLNLNFPMSDDLKKLIASPTDKSAEQM; encoded by the coding sequence TTGTTACTTGTTTTGGCTGTATCCTCTCTTTTTACCGCCACCGTGCAAGCAGAAGAATTAAGCGGTACGCTCAAAAAGATTCAAGAAACAAAAACCCTGGTATTAGGCCACCGGGATTCTTCTATTCCCTTCTCCTATTTAGACAATGGTCAGCGGCCAATTGGTTACTCTGTAGAAGTAGCTAATCACATTGCTGAAGCCATCAAGAAAAAACTGAATATGCCATTTATTCAGGTTCGCTATAACCTAGTTACATCGCAAACACGTATTCCACTGGTACAAAACGGCACAGTAGATTTGGAATGTGGCTCCACCACCAATAATGTTGAACGCCAGAAACAAGTTGCTTTTTCTAACGGTATTTTTGAAATTGGCACACGACTTCTCGCCAATAAAAAATCCGGGATTAAAGACTTTGCTGATTTAGCGGGCAAAAACGTAGTCACAACGGCCGGCACCACTTCGGAACGTCTGATTAAAAAGATGAACGAAGAAAAGAAAATGAATATGAATATCATCAGTGCCAAGGATCACGGTGAATCCTTCCTGATGCTGGAATCAAATCGTGCCGCTGCATTTATGATGGACGATGCTTTATTAGCCGGTGAAATTGCTAAAGCCAAATCACCAGCAGACTGGGCCATTGTTGGCACACCACAATCGAATGAAATTTACGGCTGCATGCTGCGTAAAGATGACGCCCAGTTTAAAAAACTGGTTGATGATTCCATCGTTGATCTTTACAAGAGCGGCCGTATCAAGGCCGTATATGCACGCTGGTTTACTCAGCCTATTCCACCAAAAGGCTTAAACCTGAATTTCCCTATGAGCGATGATCTGAAAAAGCTGATTGCCAGCCCAACAGATAAATCTGCAGAACAGATGTAA
- a CDS encoding amino acid ABC transporter ATP-binding protein translates to MIKFNHVNKWYGPDHHVLKDICLEVKQGEVVVVCGPSGSGKSTMIRTINQLEPVNDGEIWIGDVQVNSPKTDINKLRAEVGFVFQHFNLYPHLSVLENITLAPIRVKGMKQEEANALGLKLLERVGLADKKNAYPSNLSGGQQQRVAIARGLAMNPGVMLFDEPTSALDPEMIGEVLQVMKTLAESGMTMMVVTHEMGFAREVADRVLFLDQGVILEDAHPEDFFTNPQHDRAKQFLRQILAPMQQ, encoded by the coding sequence ATGATCAAATTTAATCACGTCAATAAATGGTATGGCCCAGACCATCATGTACTGAAAGACATTTGTCTTGAAGTCAAACAAGGTGAAGTGGTTGTGGTTTGCGGGCCTTCTGGCTCGGGTAAATCCACCATGATCCGCACCATCAATCAACTGGAACCCGTTAACGATGGTGAAATCTGGATTGGTGATGTGCAGGTCAACAGCCCCAAAACAGATATCAACAAACTGCGTGCTGAAGTAGGCTTTGTTTTCCAGCACTTCAATCTTTACCCGCATTTATCGGTACTAGAAAACATCACGCTCGCCCCAATCCGTGTAAAAGGCATGAAACAGGAAGAGGCCAATGCACTTGGCTTAAAACTGCTCGAACGAGTTGGCCTTGCTGACAAAAAAAATGCTTATCCGTCAAACCTATCCGGCGGCCAGCAGCAGCGTGTAGCCATTGCCCGCGGCCTAGCCATGAACCCGGGCGTGATGCTGTTTGACGAGCCGACTTCCGCACTCGATCCGGAAATGATTGGTGAAGTGCTGCAAGTGATGAAAACACTGGCTGAATCTGGCATGACCATGATGGTCGTCACCCACGAAATGGGCTTTGCCCGCGAAGTGGCAGACCGGGTGTTATTTCTGGATCAAGGCGTTATTTTAGAAGATGCTCATCCGGAAGACTTCTTTACCAATCCACAACACGATAGGGCTAAGCAATTCTTACGTCAGATTCTAGCCCCTATGCAGCAGTAA
- the rsmA gene encoding 16S rRNA (adenine(1518)-N(6)/adenine(1519)-N(6))-dimethyltransferase RsmA, translated as MTSHIPRKRFGQNFLQDQSVISDIINSVSPRKGDVLVEIGPGLAALTMPLMDRTETLHVVEIDRDIVAHLSEKFSPEKLVIHNVDALNFDFGALAAEIAPGSKIRLIGNLPYNISTPLLFHLASFGDSIFDMHFMLQKEVVDRMVAEPSTSDYGRLSIMLQYRFNMERVFDVPPEAFFPPPKVDSSIVRMVPWAELPAPASDYHHLQKLVAQSFGQRRKTLRNNVKSLVSDAELEALGISPSCRPENVTLEQYVALSNYLVAAGR; from the coding sequence ATGACTTCGCATATCCCTCGTAAACGCTTCGGGCAAAACTTTTTACAAGACCAAAGTGTCATTTCCGACATTATCAACTCCGTCAGCCCGCGCAAAGGCGATGTACTGGTTGAGATTGGGCCGGGCCTAGCTGCACTGACCATGCCACTGATGGATCGCACTGAAACGCTGCACGTAGTCGAAATCGACCGCGATATCGTGGCGCATTTATCCGAAAAGTTTTCTCCGGAAAAACTGGTTATCCACAATGTAGATGCGCTGAATTTTGACTTTGGCGCGCTAGCTGCAGAGATTGCGCCTGGCAGCAAAATTCGCCTGATCGGCAATCTGCCATACAATATTTCCACGCCGCTGTTATTTCATCTGGCGAGCTTTGGCGACTCGATTTTTGATATGCATTTTATGCTGCAAAAAGAAGTGGTTGACCGTATGGTGGCCGAGCCATCGACATCGGATTACGGCCGCCTCAGCATCATGCTGCAATACCGCTTCAATATGGAGCGCGTGTTTGACGTACCGCCAGAGGCATTTTTCCCGCCACCTAAAGTTGATTCATCCATCGTACGCATGGTGCCGTGGGCAGAGCTGCCAGCGCCTGCCAGCGACTATCATCACCTGCAAAAGCTAGTTGCCCAAAGCTTTGGCCAGCGCCGCAAAACCCTGCGTAACAATGTAAAAAGCCTTGTGAGCGATGCCGAGCTAGAAGCACTGGGCATTTCCCCAAGCTGCCGCCCAGAAAACGTCACGCTGGAGCAATATGTAGCGCTCAGCAACTACCTTGTTGCAGCCGGACGATAA
- the pdxA gene encoding 4-hydroxythreonine-4-phosphate dehydrogenase PdxA codes for MNKPTLPRIALTSGEPAGIGPEISAMLAATGLPNCQLVILCDKTLLAERANACQIDASWPDYSPEQTAPVSILHIPLTSSCTAGQLNTGNARYVLDLLDRATDGCQSGEFAAIVTAPIHKGVINEGADLGRFFYGHTEYLAERTQTPQVVMMLACSEMRVALATTHLPLKDVAAAITAESLTTTINILHHDLQTKFGMTKPRIIVAGLNPHAGESGHLGREEIEIISPVLDTLRQTGMTLIGPLPADTLFNRNILASGDAVLAMYHDQGLPVLKYASFGHGINITLGLPIIRTSVDHGTALDLAGTGKADAGSLLAATQLAVELASHTT; via the coding sequence ATGAACAAACCCACACTGCCCCGCATCGCCCTCACCAGCGGCGAGCCTGCAGGCATAGGCCCTGAAATCAGCGCCATGCTGGCAGCCACCGGCCTGCCCAATTGCCAGCTGGTGATTCTTTGCGATAAAACCCTGCTTGCAGAACGGGCAAACGCCTGCCAAATTGATGCCAGCTGGCCCGATTACTCGCCAGAGCAAACGGCCCCGGTTTCCATTTTGCATATCCCGCTCACCTCATCCTGCACCGCCGGCCAGCTCAATACCGGCAACGCCCGCTATGTGCTTGATCTACTGGACAGAGCCACAGACGGCTGCCAGAGCGGCGAGTTTGCTGCCATCGTCACTGCGCCGATTCATAAGGGCGTAATTAACGAAGGCGCGGATTTAGGACGGTTTTTCTACGGGCACACCGAGTATTTAGCAGAACGAACGCAAACCCCACAAGTTGTCATGATGCTGGCTTGCAGCGAAATGCGCGTGGCGCTAGCAACCACTCATTTGCCACTAAAAGACGTTGCAGCCGCCATTACGGCCGAATCACTCACCACCACGATCAATATTTTGCACCACGATTTACAAACTAAATTCGGCATGACCAAACCCAGAATAATTGTGGCGGGGCTAAACCCTCACGCGGGGGAATCAGGCCATTTAGGACGTGAAGAAATAGAAATTATCAGCCCCGTGCTGGATACATTACGCCAAACAGGCATGACGCTGATCGGACCATTGCCTGCAGATACCCTGTTTAATCGTAATATCCTCGCCTCTGGCGATGCGGTACTCGCCATGTATCATGATCAGGGGCTGCCAGTGCTCAAATATGCCAGCTTTGGCCACGGCATCAATATTACGCTGGGCCTGCCGATTATTCGCACCTCGGTTGACCATGGCACGGCACTTGATCTGGCGGGTACTGGCAAAGCAGACGCTGGCAGCCTGCTTGCTGCAACCCAACTAGCGGTTGAGTTGGCAAGCCATACGACTTGA
- a CDS encoding peptidylprolyl isomerase — translation MKLRHISRALALVALIGTSQLASASVETIDRIVAVVNKSVVTQQELDARISSVQKNMESQRITLPPAAVLKQQVLDRMILELVQVQYADQMGIRVDDSQLERAIGRMAEQNKMSLPQFRETLAKQGMSWKSFREDIRREITLTRLKEREIDNRIVISDSEIDEYIKLNTGKEQQEFRLAHILIPLPENASPEQITAKRTRALAAIEEIKSGKDFASIAAVYSSAPDATSGGSLGWRAAGSLPPAFTQLLEKLNPGEITDLVRSPGGFHIVKLLEKRSQEQKTVVEQTHARHILIRTNELVSEGDARQRLNQLADRLKNGSKFEELARLYSDDGSASKGGDLGWLTPGETVPEFETAMNALKPGEISQVIQSPFGLHIIQVLERRSKDMTKERERFRVRNELKQRKSEEQFEDWLRQQRDRAFVELRLKDE, via the coding sequence ATGAAGCTGCGCCACATTTCCCGCGCCTTAGCGCTCGTTGCCCTGATCGGCACATCCCAACTTGCAAGCGCATCGGTTGAAACGATTGATCGCATTGTTGCCGTAGTGAATAAAAGTGTCGTCACCCAGCAAGAGCTTGATGCACGGATCAGCAGCGTCCAGAAAAACATGGAAAGCCAGCGCATCACCCTGCCACCCGCTGCCGTGCTTAAACAGCAGGTGCTGGACAGAATGATTCTGGAGCTGGTGCAGGTACAGTACGCCGACCAAATGGGGATACGGGTTGATGACAGCCAGTTGGAACGCGCGATTGGCCGTATGGCCGAGCAAAATAAAATGTCCTTGCCACAGTTTCGCGAAACCCTTGCCAAACAAGGCATGAGCTGGAAATCATTCCGCGAAGATATCCGCCGCGAAATCACCCTTACCCGTCTGAAAGAGCGCGAAATCGACAACCGTATTGTGATCAGCGACAGCGAAATCGACGAATACATCAAGCTGAACACCGGCAAAGAACAGCAAGAATTCCGCCTTGCGCATATTTTGATTCCGCTGCCAGAAAACGCCAGCCCGGAACAAATCACCGCCAAACGCACCCGTGCGCTTGCCGCCATTGAAGAAATTAAATCCGGTAAAGACTTTGCCTCGATTGCTGCGGTTTATTCCAGCGCACCGGATGCCACCAGCGGCGGCAGCTTAGGCTGGCGCGCGGCAGGCTCACTCCCCCCTGCTTTTACCCAGCTTCTGGAAAAACTAAACCCCGGTGAAATCACCGATTTAGTGCGCAGCCCTGGTGGTTTTCATATTGTGAAGCTGCTTGAAAAACGCAGCCAGGAACAAAAAACCGTCGTTGAGCAAACCCACGCGCGCCATATTCTGATCCGCACAAACGAGCTGGTTTCAGAAGGCGATGCACGCCAGCGCCTGAATCAACTGGCCGACCGGCTAAAAAATGGCAGCAAATTTGAAGAACTGGCCCGCCTCTATTCCGACGATGGCAGCGCCAGCAAAGGTGGCGATTTAGGCTGGCTCACGCCAGGCGAAACCGTTCCAGAATTTGAAACCGCGATGAATGCACTCAAGCCAGGTGAAATCAGCCAAGTCATTCAATCGCCGTTTGGCCTGCATATTATTCAGGTACTGGAACGCCGCTCAAAAGATATGACCAAAGAGCGCGAGCGTTTCCGTGTAAGAAATGAACTAAAACAACGTAAGAGCGAAGAGCAGTTTGAAGACTGGCTGCGCCAGCAAAGAGACCGCGCTTTTGTTGAATTACGTTTAAAAGACGAGTAA